Proteins encoded within one genomic window of Gasterosteus aculeatus chromosome 18, fGasAcu3.hap1.1, whole genome shotgun sequence:
- the map7b gene encoding ensconsin isoform X8 codes for MPDSKGRDKGGGGGGGGCTRGKWKLRQGGSRSAIPALFTITEEEEGQRRRDACRRKTRASYSQYISEDGRSSSGTRPGSSGSGQTYTPTLTPTPTHTTTSTSPSNNAAPKTDSLLFNKIDERQRLARERREEREKQNAAKEAQWQGREERARLHYEKQVEERRRRLEEQRVKEDRKRAAVEEKRRQKLEEDQTRHEAVIRRTLERSQRTRPKPVRWSWGGALQTNTPSAPADADRRSVSTMNLSKHPDPVFTKRLSYSSATLLHSPDRGLQMRTTSSPVISKSQSKPRLHQGKTTQHKNTGLRRLPLTPWESNVVNRLQQPTHSYLARSRSATSLSGEQTAMPVCPRSVSCHPMGSMSFKALQAQPLPHCRSQERSLGKGAVSSSTTTARRRTAGTTQQKDSDHVRKSWSNLSLPLAPIFTLPPRKRSSSPGKKSRKGTAPSPGRPPQKSPGRPPTPKLLKSPGADDPGNLRPFRATPESPQPTKAPKEEEAEQVLSPLQPRLQPLGQNRTSSEQAATAASESACSPPAHKPSAGTTDPEEASRILAENRRLAREQREREEEERKQQEEQRRLAQEEMARRKAEERAKREEEAQLQAEETRRKEEEERKVEKKVEEERLQREREEAERLQKQKEEEESRQKEEAERVRLEREKHFQKAEAERLERKKRLEEIMKRTRRSDTAEKKAVPNRNGDDAVTPAAPSPSAAAASPTLNSNGSGHRPESNATALSRPDQRENGEFEEVIVLPSDSRWSPPEGEEEQEERVPVLAFRENGLTKPLSGIEDISLHQGPDVA; via the exons ATGCCAGATAGTAAAGGGCgagataaaggaggaggaggaggaggaggtgggtgcACGCGGGGCAAGTGGAAGCTGAGGCAGGGAGGCAGCCGCTCCGCCATCCCGGCACTTTTCACCATcaccgaggaagaggaaggacagagacggagagatgCTTGCAGGAGGAAGACAAGAG cGTCTTACTCACAGTACATATCAGAGGATGGCCGATCGTCTTCAGGCACCCGGCCCGGCTCCTCGGGCTCCGGGCAGACCTACACTCCCACCTTGACCCCCACCCCGACTCACACAACCACCAGCACCAGCCCCAGTAACAATGCTGCCCCCAAAACGG ACTCGTTGCTCTTCAACAAGATCGACGAGAGACAGAGGTTAGCCCGTGAGCGCCGGGAGGAGCGTGAGAAGCAGAATG CTGCCAAGGAGGCCCAGTGGCAGGGGCGAGAGGAGCGAGCCAGGCTGCACTATgagaagcaggtggaggagaggcggaggaggctggaggagcagagggtgaAGGAGGACAGGAAGCGGGCTGCCGTGGAGGAGAAGCGACGGCAGAAACTGGAGGAAGACCAG ACTCGTCATGAGGCGGTGATCCGTCGCACGCTGGAGAGGAGCCAGAGAACCAGACCGAAGCCCGTCCGCTGGTCCTGGGGAGGGGCGCTGCAGACAAACACTCCCAGCGCGCCGGCCG aTGCCGACAGGCGGTCAGTTTCCACAATGAATTTATCCAAACACCCAGACCCCGTTTTTACCAAGCGCCTGTCCTACTCCTCTGCTACACTCCTACACTCACCGGACCGAG GTTTACAGATGAGAACCACCTCGTCTCCTGTCATTAGTAAATCTCAGTCCAAACCCCGACTCCACCAGGGAAAGACCacccaacacaaaaacacag GCCTGCGCCGTCTTCCGTTGACGCCATGGGAGAGCAACGTGGTGAACCGCCTGCAGCAGCCGACGCACTCCTACTTGGCTCGGAGCCGCAGTGCCACGAGTCTGTCTGGAGAGCAAACcg CCATGCCTGTTTGTCCTCGCTCAGTGTCCTGCCACCCCATGGGCTCCATGTCCTTCAAAGCCCTGCAGGCCCAGCCGCTTCCTCACTGCCGCAGCCAGGAGAGGAGCCTCGGCAAGGGGGCCGTCTCGTCGTCCACCACGACCGCTCGCAGGAGGACCGCCGGCACCACACAG CAGAAGGACAGTGACCACGTCAGGAAGTCATGGAGCAACCTGTCACTACCCTTGGCTCCTATTTTCACTCTGCCCCCCAGAAAGCGCTCCTCTTCTCCAGGCAAGAAGAGCAGAAAAGGGACAGCGCCCTCACCTGGCAG gcctccacaAAAGTCACCTGGGCGACCCCCAACTCCCAAGCTGCTTAAGTCTCCGGGGGCAGATGACCCTGGAAATCTCCGTCCTTTCAGGGCCACGCCAGAGAGCCCCCAACCCACCAAAGCCCCTAAAGAGGAGGAAGCCGAGCAGGTTCTCAGTCCTCTTCAGCCTCGGCTTCAGCCGCTGGGTCAGAACAGGACCAGTAGTGAACAGGCCGCTACAGCAGCCAGCG AGAGCGCTTGCAGTCCACCAGCCCACAAGCCCTCAGCAGGCACCACAGACCCAGAGGAGGCGAGCCGGATCCTGGCCGAGAATCGGCGCCTGGCCcgcgagcagagagagagggaggaagaggagcgaaagcaacaggaggagcagaggag GTTGGCGCAAGAGGAGATGGCTCGCCGTAAGGCCGAGGAGCGGGcgaagcgagaggaggaggctcaGCTTCAGGCGGAGGAGAccagaaggaaagaggaggaggagaggaaggtggaaaaaaaggtggaggaggagaggcttcagcgagagagagaggaggcagagagactcCAGAAGCAG aaagaggaggaagagtctCGGCAGAAAGAAGAGGCGGAGCGGGTGagactggagagagagaaacacttcCAGAAGGCGGAGGCCGAGCGCTTGGAGCGTAAAAag CGTCTGGAGGAGATCATGAAGAGAACGAGACGTTCAGACACGGCAGAGAAG AAAGCTGTTCCCAACAGGAACGGGGACGACGCAG TGACTCCCGCCGCTCCAAGTCCGtctgcggcggcggcgtcaCCGACACTCAACAGCAACGGCAGCGGCCACCGACCTGAGTCCAACGCCACAGCGCTGAGCCGCCCCGACCAGAG GGAGAACGGGGAGTTTGAAGAGGTGATTGTACTGCCTTCCGATTCCAGGTGGTCTCCtcctgagggagaggaggagcaggaggagcgagTTCCTGTTTTAGCCTTCAGGGAGAACGGTCTCACAAAGCCTCTGAGTGGAATAGAGGATATCTCATTGCATCAGGGACCAG ATGTTGCCTGA
- the map7b gene encoding ensconsin isoform X6, which produces MPDSKGRDKGGGGGGGGCTRGKWKLRQGGSRSAIPALFTITEEEEGQRRRDACRRKTRASYSQYISEDGRSSSGTRPGSSGSGQTYTPTLTPTPTHTTTSTSPSNNAAPKTDSLLFNKIDERQRLARERREEREKQNAAKEAQWQGREERARLHYEKQVEERRRRLEEQRVKEDRKRAAVEEKRRQKLEEDQTRHEAVIRRTLERSQRTRPKPVRWSWGGALQTNTPSAPAGFVESAFLCPLDLAGLEHMQGAFSPYRRYGMTSQYADRRSVSTMNLSKHPDPVFTKRLSYSSATLLHSPDRGLRRLPLTPWESNVVNRLQQPTHSYLARSRSATSLSGEQTAMPVCPRSVSCHPMGSMSFKALQAQPLPHCRSQERSLGKGAVSSSTTTARRRTAGTTQQKDSDHVRKSWSNLSLPLAPIFTLPPRKRSSSPGKKSRKGTAPSPGRPPQKSPGRPPTPKLLKSPGADDPGNLRPFRATPESPQPTKAPKEEEAEQVLSPLQPRLQPLGQNRTSSEQAATAASESACSPPAHKPSAGTTDPEEASRILAENRRLAREQREREEEERKQQEEQRRLAQEEMARRKAEERAKREEEAQLQAEETRRKEEEERKVEKKVEEERLQREREEAERLQKQKEEEESRQKEEAERVRLEREKHFQKAEAERLERKKRLEEIMKRTRRSDTAEKKAVPNRNGDDAVTPAAPSPSAAAASPTLNSNGSGHRPESNATALSRPDQRENGEFEEVIVLPSDSRWSPPEGEEEQEERVPVLAFRENGLTKPLSGIEDISLHQGPDVA; this is translated from the exons ATGCCAGATAGTAAAGGGCgagataaaggaggaggaggaggaggaggtgggtgcACGCGGGGCAAGTGGAAGCTGAGGCAGGGAGGCAGCCGCTCCGCCATCCCGGCACTTTTCACCATcaccgaggaagaggaaggacagagacggagagatgCTTGCAGGAGGAAGACAAGAG cGTCTTACTCACAGTACATATCAGAGGATGGCCGATCGTCTTCAGGCACCCGGCCCGGCTCCTCGGGCTCCGGGCAGACCTACACTCCCACCTTGACCCCCACCCCGACTCACACAACCACCAGCACCAGCCCCAGTAACAATGCTGCCCCCAAAACGG ACTCGTTGCTCTTCAACAAGATCGACGAGAGACAGAGGTTAGCCCGTGAGCGCCGGGAGGAGCGTGAGAAGCAGAATG CTGCCAAGGAGGCCCAGTGGCAGGGGCGAGAGGAGCGAGCCAGGCTGCACTATgagaagcaggtggaggagaggcggaggaggctggaggagcagagggtgaAGGAGGACAGGAAGCGGGCTGCCGTGGAGGAGAAGCGACGGCAGAAACTGGAGGAAGACCAG ACTCGTCATGAGGCGGTGATCCGTCGCACGCTGGAGAGGAGCCAGAGAACCAGACCGAAGCCCGTCCGCTGGTCCTGGGGAGGGGCGCTGCAGACAAACACTCCCAGCGCGCCGGCCG GTTTTGTCGAGTCGGCTTTCCTCTGTCCACTCGACCTTGCTGGACTGGAGCACATGCAGGGTGCTTTCAGTCCCTACCGCAGATACGGAATGACCTCCCAAT aTGCCGACAGGCGGTCAGTTTCCACAATGAATTTATCCAAACACCCAGACCCCGTTTTTACCAAGCGCCTGTCCTACTCCTCTGCTACACTCCTACACTCACCGGACCGAG GCCTGCGCCGTCTTCCGTTGACGCCATGGGAGAGCAACGTGGTGAACCGCCTGCAGCAGCCGACGCACTCCTACTTGGCTCGGAGCCGCAGTGCCACGAGTCTGTCTGGAGAGCAAACcg CCATGCCTGTTTGTCCTCGCTCAGTGTCCTGCCACCCCATGGGCTCCATGTCCTTCAAAGCCCTGCAGGCCCAGCCGCTTCCTCACTGCCGCAGCCAGGAGAGGAGCCTCGGCAAGGGGGCCGTCTCGTCGTCCACCACGACCGCTCGCAGGAGGACCGCCGGCACCACACAG CAGAAGGACAGTGACCACGTCAGGAAGTCATGGAGCAACCTGTCACTACCCTTGGCTCCTATTTTCACTCTGCCCCCCAGAAAGCGCTCCTCTTCTCCAGGCAAGAAGAGCAGAAAAGGGACAGCGCCCTCACCTGGCAG gcctccacaAAAGTCACCTGGGCGACCCCCAACTCCCAAGCTGCTTAAGTCTCCGGGGGCAGATGACCCTGGAAATCTCCGTCCTTTCAGGGCCACGCCAGAGAGCCCCCAACCCACCAAAGCCCCTAAAGAGGAGGAAGCCGAGCAGGTTCTCAGTCCTCTTCAGCCTCGGCTTCAGCCGCTGGGTCAGAACAGGACCAGTAGTGAACAGGCCGCTACAGCAGCCAGCG AGAGCGCTTGCAGTCCACCAGCCCACAAGCCCTCAGCAGGCACCACAGACCCAGAGGAGGCGAGCCGGATCCTGGCCGAGAATCGGCGCCTGGCCcgcgagcagagagagagggaggaagaggagcgaaagcaacaggaggagcagaggag GTTGGCGCAAGAGGAGATGGCTCGCCGTAAGGCCGAGGAGCGGGcgaagcgagaggaggaggctcaGCTTCAGGCGGAGGAGAccagaaggaaagaggaggaggagaggaaggtggaaaaaaaggtggaggaggagaggcttcagcgagagagagaggaggcagagagactcCAGAAGCAG aaagaggaggaagagtctCGGCAGAAAGAAGAGGCGGAGCGGGTGagactggagagagagaaacacttcCAGAAGGCGGAGGCCGAGCGCTTGGAGCGTAAAAag CGTCTGGAGGAGATCATGAAGAGAACGAGACGTTCAGACACGGCAGAGAAG AAAGCTGTTCCCAACAGGAACGGGGACGACGCAG TGACTCCCGCCGCTCCAAGTCCGtctgcggcggcggcgtcaCCGACACTCAACAGCAACGGCAGCGGCCACCGACCTGAGTCCAACGCCACAGCGCTGAGCCGCCCCGACCAGAG GGAGAACGGGGAGTTTGAAGAGGTGATTGTACTGCCTTCCGATTCCAGGTGGTCTCCtcctgagggagaggaggagcaggaggagcgagTTCCTGTTTTAGCCTTCAGGGAGAACGGTCTCACAAAGCCTCTGAGTGGAATAGAGGATATCTCATTGCATCAGGGACCAG ATGTTGCCTGA
- the map7b gene encoding ensconsin isoform X22 translates to MAEQDGSDASPPESQASYSQYISEDGRSSSGTRPGSSGSGQTYTPTLTPTPTHTTTSTSPSNNAAPKTDSLLFNKIDERQRLARERREEREKQNAAKEAQWQGREERARLHYEKQVEERRRRLEEQRVKEDRKRAAVEEKRRQKLEEDQTRHEAVIRRTLERSQRTRPKPVRWSWGGALQTNTPSAPADADRRSVSTMNLSKHPDPVFTKRLSYSSATLLHSPDRGLQMRTTSSPVISKSQSKPRLHQGKTTQHKNTGLRRLPLTPWESNVVNRLQQPTHSYLARSRSATSLSGEQTVSCHPMGSMSFKALQAQPLPHCRSQERSLGKGAVSSSTTTARRRTAGTTQQQKDSDHVRKSWSNLSLPLAPIFTLPPRKRSSSPGKKSRKGTAPSPGRPPQKSPGRPPTPKLLKSPGADDPGNLRPFRATPESPQPTKAPKEEEAEQVLSPLQPRLQPLGQNRTSSEQAATAASESACSPPAHKPSAGTTDPEEASRILAENRRLAREQREREEEERKQQEEQRRLAQEEMARRKAEERAKREEEAQLQAEETRRKEEEERKVEKKVEEERLQREREEAERLQKQKEEEESRQKEEAERVRLEREKHFQKAEAERLERKKRLEEIMKRTRRSDTAEKKAVPNRNGDDAVTPAAPSPSAAAASPTLNSNGSGHRPESNATALSRPDQRENGEFEEVIVLPSDSRWSPPEGEEEQEERVPVLAFRENGLTKPLSGIEDISLHQGPDVA, encoded by the exons ATGGCGGAGCAGGATGGCAGCGACGCGTCTCCTCCCGAGTCCCAAG cGTCTTACTCACAGTACATATCAGAGGATGGCCGATCGTCTTCAGGCACCCGGCCCGGCTCCTCGGGCTCCGGGCAGACCTACACTCCCACCTTGACCCCCACCCCGACTCACACAACCACCAGCACCAGCCCCAGTAACAATGCTGCCCCCAAAACGG ACTCGTTGCTCTTCAACAAGATCGACGAGAGACAGAGGTTAGCCCGTGAGCGCCGGGAGGAGCGTGAGAAGCAGAATG CTGCCAAGGAGGCCCAGTGGCAGGGGCGAGAGGAGCGAGCCAGGCTGCACTATgagaagcaggtggaggagaggcggaggaggctggaggagcagagggtgaAGGAGGACAGGAAGCGGGCTGCCGTGGAGGAGAAGCGACGGCAGAAACTGGAGGAAGACCAG ACTCGTCATGAGGCGGTGATCCGTCGCACGCTGGAGAGGAGCCAGAGAACCAGACCGAAGCCCGTCCGCTGGTCCTGGGGAGGGGCGCTGCAGACAAACACTCCCAGCGCGCCGGCCG aTGCCGACAGGCGGTCAGTTTCCACAATGAATTTATCCAAACACCCAGACCCCGTTTTTACCAAGCGCCTGTCCTACTCCTCTGCTACACTCCTACACTCACCGGACCGAG GTTTACAGATGAGAACCACCTCGTCTCCTGTCATTAGTAAATCTCAGTCCAAACCCCGACTCCACCAGGGAAAGACCacccaacacaaaaacacag GCCTGCGCCGTCTTCCGTTGACGCCATGGGAGAGCAACGTGGTGAACCGCCTGCAGCAGCCGACGCACTCCTACTTGGCTCGGAGCCGCAGTGCCACGAGTCTGTCTGGAGAGCAAACcg TGTCCTGCCACCCCATGGGCTCCATGTCCTTCAAAGCCCTGCAGGCCCAGCCGCTTCCTCACTGCCGCAGCCAGGAGAGGAGCCTCGGCAAGGGGGCCGTCTCGTCGTCCACCACGACCGCTCGCAGGAGGACCGCCGGCACCACACAG CAGCAGAAGGACAGTGACCACGTCAGGAAGTCATGGAGCAACCTGTCACTACCCTTGGCTCCTATTTTCACTCTGCCCCCCAGAAAGCGCTCCTCTTCTCCAGGCAAGAAGAGCAGAAAAGGGACAGCGCCCTCACCTGGCAG gcctccacaAAAGTCACCTGGGCGACCCCCAACTCCCAAGCTGCTTAAGTCTCCGGGGGCAGATGACCCTGGAAATCTCCGTCCTTTCAGGGCCACGCCAGAGAGCCCCCAACCCACCAAAGCCCCTAAAGAGGAGGAAGCCGAGCAGGTTCTCAGTCCTCTTCAGCCTCGGCTTCAGCCGCTGGGTCAGAACAGGACCAGTAGTGAACAGGCCGCTACAGCAGCCAGCG AGAGCGCTTGCAGTCCACCAGCCCACAAGCCCTCAGCAGGCACCACAGACCCAGAGGAGGCGAGCCGGATCCTGGCCGAGAATCGGCGCCTGGCCcgcgagcagagagagagggaggaagaggagcgaaagcaacaggaggagcagaggag GTTGGCGCAAGAGGAGATGGCTCGCCGTAAGGCCGAGGAGCGGGcgaagcgagaggaggaggctcaGCTTCAGGCGGAGGAGAccagaaggaaagaggaggaggagaggaaggtggaaaaaaaggtggaggaggagaggcttcagcgagagagagaggaggcagagagactcCAGAAGCAG aaagaggaggaagagtctCGGCAGAAAGAAGAGGCGGAGCGGGTGagactggagagagagaaacacttcCAGAAGGCGGAGGCCGAGCGCTTGGAGCGTAAAAag CGTCTGGAGGAGATCATGAAGAGAACGAGACGTTCAGACACGGCAGAGAAG AAAGCTGTTCCCAACAGGAACGGGGACGACGCAG TGACTCCCGCCGCTCCAAGTCCGtctgcggcggcggcgtcaCCGACACTCAACAGCAACGGCAGCGGCCACCGACCTGAGTCCAACGCCACAGCGCTGAGCCGCCCCGACCAGAG GGAGAACGGGGAGTTTGAAGAGGTGATTGTACTGCCTTCCGATTCCAGGTGGTCTCCtcctgagggagaggaggagcaggaggagcgagTTCCTGTTTTAGCCTTCAGGGAGAACGGTCTCACAAAGCCTCTGAGTGGAATAGAGGATATCTCATTGCATCAGGGACCAG ATGTTGCCTGA
- the map7b gene encoding ensconsin isoform X28 — MHQTPASYSQYISEDGRSSSGTRPGSSGSGQTYTPTLTPTPTHTTTSTSPSNNAAPKTDSLLFNKIDERQRLARERREEREKQNAAKEAQWQGREERARLHYEKQVEERRRRLEEQRVKEDRKRAAVEEKRRQKLEEDQTRHEAVIRRTLERSQRTRPKPVRWSWGGALQTNTPSAPADADRRSVSTMNLSKHPDPVFTKRLSYSSATLLHSPDRGLQMRTTSSPVISKSQSKPRLHQGKTTQHKNTGLRRLPLTPWESNVVNRLQQPTHSYLARSRSATSLSGEQTVSCHPMGSMSFKALQAQPLPHCRSQERSLGKGAVSSSTTTARRRTAGTTQQKDSDHVRKSWSNLSLPLAPIFTLPPRKRSSSPGKKSRKGTAPSPGRPPQKSPGRPPTPKLLKSPGADDPGNLRPFRATPESPQPTKAPKEEEAEQVLSPLQPRLQPLGQNRTSSEQAATAASESACSPPAHKPSAGTTDPEEASRILAENRRLAREQREREEEERKQQEEQRRLAQEEMARRKAEERAKREEEAQLQAEETRRKEEEERKVEKKVEEERLQREREEAERLQKQKEEEESRQKEEAERVRLEREKHFQKAEAERLERKKRLEEIMKRTRRSDTAEKKAVPNRNGDDAVTPAAPSPSAAAASPTLNSNGSGHRPESNATALSRPDQRENGEFEEVIVLPSDSRWSPPEGEEEQEERVPVLAFRENGLTKPLSGIEDISLHQGPDVA, encoded by the exons ATGCACCAAACTCCAG cGTCTTACTCACAGTACATATCAGAGGATGGCCGATCGTCTTCAGGCACCCGGCCCGGCTCCTCGGGCTCCGGGCAGACCTACACTCCCACCTTGACCCCCACCCCGACTCACACAACCACCAGCACCAGCCCCAGTAACAATGCTGCCCCCAAAACGG ACTCGTTGCTCTTCAACAAGATCGACGAGAGACAGAGGTTAGCCCGTGAGCGCCGGGAGGAGCGTGAGAAGCAGAATG CTGCCAAGGAGGCCCAGTGGCAGGGGCGAGAGGAGCGAGCCAGGCTGCACTATgagaagcaggtggaggagaggcggaggaggctggaggagcagagggtgaAGGAGGACAGGAAGCGGGCTGCCGTGGAGGAGAAGCGACGGCAGAAACTGGAGGAAGACCAG ACTCGTCATGAGGCGGTGATCCGTCGCACGCTGGAGAGGAGCCAGAGAACCAGACCGAAGCCCGTCCGCTGGTCCTGGGGAGGGGCGCTGCAGACAAACACTCCCAGCGCGCCGGCCG aTGCCGACAGGCGGTCAGTTTCCACAATGAATTTATCCAAACACCCAGACCCCGTTTTTACCAAGCGCCTGTCCTACTCCTCTGCTACACTCCTACACTCACCGGACCGAG GTTTACAGATGAGAACCACCTCGTCTCCTGTCATTAGTAAATCTCAGTCCAAACCCCGACTCCACCAGGGAAAGACCacccaacacaaaaacacag GCCTGCGCCGTCTTCCGTTGACGCCATGGGAGAGCAACGTGGTGAACCGCCTGCAGCAGCCGACGCACTCCTACTTGGCTCGGAGCCGCAGTGCCACGAGTCTGTCTGGAGAGCAAACcg TGTCCTGCCACCCCATGGGCTCCATGTCCTTCAAAGCCCTGCAGGCCCAGCCGCTTCCTCACTGCCGCAGCCAGGAGAGGAGCCTCGGCAAGGGGGCCGTCTCGTCGTCCACCACGACCGCTCGCAGGAGGACCGCCGGCACCACACAG CAGAAGGACAGTGACCACGTCAGGAAGTCATGGAGCAACCTGTCACTACCCTTGGCTCCTATTTTCACTCTGCCCCCCAGAAAGCGCTCCTCTTCTCCAGGCAAGAAGAGCAGAAAAGGGACAGCGCCCTCACCTGGCAG gcctccacaAAAGTCACCTGGGCGACCCCCAACTCCCAAGCTGCTTAAGTCTCCGGGGGCAGATGACCCTGGAAATCTCCGTCCTTTCAGGGCCACGCCAGAGAGCCCCCAACCCACCAAAGCCCCTAAAGAGGAGGAAGCCGAGCAGGTTCTCAGTCCTCTTCAGCCTCGGCTTCAGCCGCTGGGTCAGAACAGGACCAGTAGTGAACAGGCCGCTACAGCAGCCAGCG AGAGCGCTTGCAGTCCACCAGCCCACAAGCCCTCAGCAGGCACCACAGACCCAGAGGAGGCGAGCCGGATCCTGGCCGAGAATCGGCGCCTGGCCcgcgagcagagagagagggaggaagaggagcgaaagcaacaggaggagcagaggag GTTGGCGCAAGAGGAGATGGCTCGCCGTAAGGCCGAGGAGCGGGcgaagcgagaggaggaggctcaGCTTCAGGCGGAGGAGAccagaaggaaagaggaggaggagaggaaggtggaaaaaaaggtggaggaggagaggcttcagcgagagagagaggaggcagagagactcCAGAAGCAG aaagaggaggaagagtctCGGCAGAAAGAAGAGGCGGAGCGGGTGagactggagagagagaaacacttcCAGAAGGCGGAGGCCGAGCGCTTGGAGCGTAAAAag CGTCTGGAGGAGATCATGAAGAGAACGAGACGTTCAGACACGGCAGAGAAG AAAGCTGTTCCCAACAGGAACGGGGACGACGCAG TGACTCCCGCCGCTCCAAGTCCGtctgcggcggcggcgtcaCCGACACTCAACAGCAACGGCAGCGGCCACCGACCTGAGTCCAACGCCACAGCGCTGAGCCGCCCCGACCAGAG GGAGAACGGGGAGTTTGAAGAGGTGATTGTACTGCCTTCCGATTCCAGGTGGTCTCCtcctgagggagaggaggagcaggaggagcgagTTCCTGTTTTAGCCTTCAGGGAGAACGGTCTCACAAAGCCTCTGAGTGGAATAGAGGATATCTCATTGCATCAGGGACCAG ATGTTGCCTGA